CTCTATTCAGTTGTCAAAGAACCGCTTCACGCTTCAGAACAACTTCTTGTTCCCCACGCGAGCCGCGCACTTTACTACGCGGTTCCGACCATGTCAAGTGGGTCGGAAATTATTTTTTTGATCTGGGCTTGCTGAGAATCCGTCGCGGGGCTTACTACCGCATCGGCCACCTGGCTGGATCAAACGTGCGCCTTTATACCAATCTGGATTTCTGGAGTCAAGCCTTGAAAAGATTTTTTTAATATCGCAGAGTATTTCTTATGGAAAATTGGTTGACCTTAAAACGGCGAAGCCTCCTAAAACTCACTGGAATTGCGGCGGCGGCTGGCCTCACCGGTGGCTGCGACGGAGTGGGATCTTTTTTCGGGCGCATGTTCGCCATGCCCCCTCGAGACACCAACTACTTCACGGAAAATAAAAAATTCTATGTCGTCAATTACTCAGATTCGCCGTTTAACGTTTCGCGCGACCTCAGACAGGATGAGTGGAGATTAACAGTAAAAGGCGAGGTGAAACATCCCCTTTCCCTTGGTTGGCGAGAACTATTAAACCGCGAGAATTTCGAACAAATTTCCACACTCATGTGCATTGATACCTTGCCCGGAGGAGATAGCCTCGGCAATGCTCGCTGGCGCGGAATTTCCCTCAAAAAACTACTTCGTGAAGCGGAAGTCGATGAAGAGACCACGCGCGACATCGTGTTCCGCGGCGCAGATGCCTACGATGACAGCATTCCGCTTGCTCGGGCGATGCAGGATGACGTGATGCTGGCCTTTCTCATGAACGGCGAAAAATTGCCCAAAGAGCATGGATTTCCGCTTCGCTTGCTCGTGCCGGGCCTCTACGGCATCAAGAATGTGAAATGGATCGTGGAAATCGAAGCCTACGCTGGCGACTATAAGGGCTACTGGCAGCGCAAGGGATGGACTGACGATGCCACAATCAAAACATTTTCCCGTATCGATTCACCCGGCCACTATCAGACGTTGCGCGGCCCCGAGCAACGTTTCCGCGGCATCGCGTTCGGCGGCCCATACTCCATCAGTCGAGTGGAGATCAGCCTGGACGCGGCGAAAACCTGGGATTCGTGTGAGATTGAAACACCGATGTCGCCTTACTCGTGGGTGATCTGGAACTATACGTGGCGACCGCAGAAACGGGGCAAGTATCAGGTGGCCGTCCGAGCCGTTGACAGTAAGGGACAGCCACAAATTGCCGAGTTGATTCGTCCACAACCGGCCGGTTCGAGTGGATTGCACACGATAATCGCTGACGTGGAAAATTTGTAGTGCCCCTCGGCTCACATTCGTCGCGCGGTTGCATCACTTTTCCACCCGAGCCCCGCAAACAAACTCCCAACCATCCTCGCAATTACAACTTGAATAATCACGATCTATTCCCTAGGTGGAATAACTCACGTCTGCACGGGCCCGCCCACACATTTCTCAACAATGTTGAATAAGTCGCACTCCGTAGTGAATGGACGGGCCCTCTCGGAAAACGTGCGGGCCCAGGAGCCTGAGAACCAGCACGATGACAGGACCGTCAGAAACCGATCACGTGAACAAGCCACGTCCACCGTGGGTGCCGGACAAGTACGCATGAATCCATGAAGTCCTGGGCCACTGGAAGCCGACATGGGAACTGGGAGATGTAGCTGCGTTGAAGTACTTAGGAATGATCAACGGGGATCGGAAAGTTTTTCCACTTCGTACGAAGCAGGATTAGGAGCAGTCCTATCGCGCGCCAACCTCGGCGCGGGCACTGGCGAAGGTGGCCGCAAATAGCTCGACCATGGCGCGCACCCCTTTTCGAACTGCCTCAGACACCTCGTCTTTCGGACCGTACCCGAGAATGGCCTGGTTCCAAAGGCTGCCGGGTGTCTTCTGAGCCGTATAGGACCCCGCGTTACAGTCGACGTGATAGGCGGCGATATATTGATCTCCCACCGTCCACACCTCGCAGGTAAAAAACCCGAGTTGATTGAGACGTTCAGGTGCATCGGGAGAAGGTCCACTCGAGCCTTCAAGCGCGATCCCCGGCACCTTATTGAGCAGCGTTACTCTGGTCACATCTGTCAACTCGGCACCGCTGATGCCGAGCTTTTCGGCAGTCCCTTGGGTCTGAACCTCCACCGCGACAAACTTTTTGATGTGTCGCATGTCGGTGACAGGAATTACCTCCGGGCTGGCCACGGCCACAGACAGGGGAGAGAAAAAACCGGCCCCGAGCAGCATCAGCACGATCAATCGGCATGTCACGCTCCCGCGTCTCTCCATGATTTATCCCCTCCCACCACCGCACCGTAAGACAGTATCCGCGTGTTTTTACCGCCTGGTATACCTCAGGTGGCCACCCTATATCCAGCTTGCCGTGACACCAGGTGGCTTGGCATCACATGCCGCGCAATCGGAATGTGCATCGTGCGCCAGGAATGAATCAGGAGCGAATGGCTCCCGACCAGGCCTCATGCTCGCGAAACATCCGGCTGGGTTTCCTCCCCCAACACCCGCACCTGAGGCATCTCACGTTGCTGCGGGGAACCGGTCAACTGCCAAGAGACGACATGCTTGCGCTGTCTCCGACAACCCATGGCCGAGCCCAACCCGTACAGAGCCCTCCGCCTTGCGAATCTGCTTCCTTACGAACACGCGACCTCCGCTATCTCCTGAACGGTCAGATCCCGCCACTGACCGGGCTGAAGATCCCCCAGTGTGATAGGTCCGATAGCCAGGCGCACGAGGCGCAATGTCGGATGGCCGACTGCGGCCGTCATTCGCCGAACCTGACGGTTCATGCCCTCACGCAAGGTGAGCTCGACCCACGCGGTGGGCACCTGCTTTCGAAATCGAATAGGAATCGGCCGTTCAGGCAAACAGGGAGGAGTCGGCAGTATCCTGGCGTGAGCAGGCCTCGTGCGTCTTCCCGCAATCACGACCCCACTCTCCAGCTTGGCCAAAGCGGCTGCGTCCGGCACTCGTTCGACCTGCACCAGATAGATCTTGGGAAGGTGGTGCATAGGATCAGTGACGTGATGAGCCAACCGGCCGTCTGAGGTCAATAGCAGCAACCCCTCACTGTCCCGGTCCAAGCGTCCCGCAGGATAGACGTCGGGGACATCGAGATAGGCACTCAGCGTGGGGCGCCCATCGGGATCGGTAAAACAGGGCAGCACCCCATAGGGTTTGTACAAGGCGAGCGTCCGACCGGCGCGGGATTGGGACATCACCATGGATTGCTCAATTGCCTGTCACGGTGGAGGCACGAACGGCAATGCACGGGTGGAAAGCAACGGATCAACGATGAGTCAGACCGGGAATGACTGACTGATGAAGCGACGTCTCGGATCTCGCACTAATCAAGCCGCCTGAACCGAGCCGCATATTCTTCGGGAGGGATCGGGGTCGTGAAAAAAGCCGACTTACTCTGATTGATGATGCGTGTTTTGACGAGCAAACTGCCGTCCCCTTCCACAGTGACTTCCTGCGCGTATTCAGAAATATTGCGGAGCGGCTCTTCAGCTACGCCCCCTTCCGCTCGCGTTCGATGAATCAAAATCTGATTGGGTCGACAGGTCACCCGGTCTTCCGGCCGCAAATCCAGTTGATGCGCCGTAATGGCACCATCGTAGCGGTTCACCAGCTCCAACGTATCATCGTGCACCACTTCGACCCGCACAGAATCGCGGGCCGCCTCGGCAGACACCGGAACACCCAACATCGCATTCAGGGTGAGTTTGTTCTCCCTGTTCCGGTAGAACCCCACCGTGCCGGGCAAGGCCTCACCTTGGAGTTCGTACATGCCCCCTAGCTTAGGGCATTCGGGCCAAGCCAGACTGGGCTTTAAGGCCGGAGGCAACGCTGCTCCCTGTGGTGTGTGGCATCCGGCAATCCCGATCAGCCCCGACAAGGCCACGGCCAACGAACCGGACCACCTGGCTCTCTTTGAACGACTATCTCGCACGATAGACCTCGTAACAGAAGTCTAACGAAGCCTCACTCCGCCTGTCTAGTCAGAATCGCAGAGAACCTCCGGCAAGCCGATGTCAGGCTTGCTCACCAGCGGAAAATGTGCTTCCATCACACGGATTTTCGGCACCTGCGCGAGTGCCGGTCGGACCGCTCACCAAGGAGTGCCGCCATGAGATGGGAAGGGCAACGAGAAAGCCAGAATATCGAAGACCGCCGAGGGATGGGCGCGGCGCGCTCTGGCGCAGGGCTCGGTTTGGGCGGCCTCGTCCTCATCCTCGCGGTCAGTTTTCTGACGGGAACGAATCCGCTCACCCTTCTCAACATGTTGAACGGGGTGCAGGAGATCACTGCGCCTCCCGAACCGAACCGGCCAGTGCCTACCGGGGCGCCTCGTGACGAACTTGGGAAATTCGCCGCCGTCGTGCTCGCCGATACCGAAGACACATGGCGAACATTGCTCCCCCGCATGGGCAGGGCCTACGAAGAACCCCACCTCGTGTTATTCACCGGTGCGGTACGGTCTGCCTGCGGAACCGCCTCATCGGCAGTGGGCCCGTTCTACTGCCCGGGCGATCACAAGGTCTACTTGGATCTATCGTTTTTCCAAGAACTGGCGCAACGTCTCGGCGCACCCGGCGACTTTGCCCAGGCCTATGTCATTGCCCATGAGATCGGACACCATATTCAGAACCTACTCGGGATCGCGGATAGGATCACCCGATTACAACAACGGAGTTCCACGGAAGAACGGAATGCGCTCTCCGTCCGGATGGAATTACAAGCTGACTGTCTGGCCGGAGTCTGGGGCTATCATGCCAGGCAGAACCGCAATCTGATTGAGCCAGGCGATTTCGAAGCAGGCCTCCGCGCGGCCGCGGCGATCGGTGACGACCGGCTACAGAAAATGGGCCAGGGGTATGTGCAGCCGGAAAGCTGGACTCACGGCTCGTCGGAACAGCGAGTCAGCTGGCTACGGAGAGGTTTGCAGTCCGGAGATCCTGGCGCCTGTGATACGTTTACCAATAGACGCTCGTAACATCGTGCCCTGCGCACTAGGCGGCTCGGCCTTGCGGTCCGACAGTGCCTTCTGCCGGAGCAGCCGCAGTCGGGTTGTTCCTGGGATTTCAGAGACAGTAGACCGGCAGGCTTTTCTAGAACCCGATGCTGATGCCACCGCCACTGCGGCCCCCGCCACCACCAACTCCGACGCCCCCGAAGACTCCCCACCAAGGCCCGGAGGCTTGTGGGTGATCCTCCCGTCCGCGATCCCATCGGTGAAGATGTTTCACGTCCAGCGTCGGGAAACGGTAATCGGCCTCATCCATCTTCTCAACCGATGCGCCGGTCACTTCCCCGACAATGGTTATTCTCGTACCGTCTGCCATGGTCGCCGGATCGAGGAATTCCTTCTGCAACGCCAGAAACCGCCCCTTGGACTGCATCCGATCCAAGTCCGGTTCCTGGTCGCTGTCCAAGGGAAGCTGCAACACTTCCAGTTGGGTACCTTCCTTCATGGCCTTCGCCTTGAGGACCTCACCGCCCAGCAAGATGACCTTGCCACGATACGAATCGGGGGAAGCCACAATCTGCTCGAACGATACCGTCTTGTCGATCTGCGGTTCCAACGATTCCGGGATCACCTGCGTAGAGGTGCAACCGACTACCGCGACCAGGAACCCGATCGCCACATACCGAATCATGCTCATCATAAAATCAGTATAACCAACATTGCGGAATGATACTACGACCACAGCTACTCTCCGGTGCGTCTTCTACCGGCGATCACAACGACATTTCTTCCGGCTGCGGCTCTGGTCTATACTGCCATTCTGACTGTCTCCCTATCGAAAGGATCGGTTTCCTATGTCGCGTATGCCTTCTTGCTACTCGCATTCGCTCGTCCGTGGCGCGGTCCTGACGCTGTCCTCTCTGGCCTTCATGACTGGCTTGCACCCCGGCGAAGCTGCCGCCATCGAACCCGCAAAACTGGAGCGCGCAAAACTCGCCACCATCGGCGTGTTGGAAGACACGCAGGATCAACGCACCCCGGATAAGCCAGGCAAGATCCTGGTGCGCGGCACCGGTTTTCATTTGCGCGATGGCTACATTGTCACGGCCCGCCATGCAGCGGAGAAACAGGACGCCACAACCGGGACCGTCATGCAAAAACAGATTCGAATTCTGACGACCGACCTTCATGAACTGTCGGCCGAGCTTGTCGGCGACAGTGCCTTCATGGACGTCGTGGTCTATCGCGTGACCGAGGCCCATCGCCCACGACTCCAGGCATCCGTCTCCTTCGCGCCCGGTGATGTCCAACCAGGACAGGAAGTCTTCACCGTCGGGTATCCCATGGGCTGGGGCCCGACCATGTCGTTCGGCCACCTAGGCAACACGAACACCTTTCTCCAAACGGTGGACACCCGTCTGATTCAGGCCGACGTGGCCGCATGCAGCGGCAATTCCGGCGGCGGGCTGTTCAACGAGAAGGGAGAGGTCGTGGGAATTATGCACGCGATCATTCAGACGGAGCGGGACGACTCCACCGCCCATTGCAGCCGCATGGCGTTTGCCATCCCGGCCCTCTTGGCCGAGCGCATCGTCACCGCCGCGCTGGACGGAAAACCGTTGACGTTTTCCAAGATGGGCATTCACATGGTGGCAGTCAAGGATGGCACACGCTGGCGGATGGCCGTCAAAGACGTGATGGAACCGGCGAAATCCGCCGGCATCCAGAAACACGACATCATCATTGCGGTGGATGAGACCGACATTCAGGATGCGGCGCACTTGAAGAATTACTTAATCGAACGCACAAGCCCAGGACAACAAGTCAGTGTGAAAGTCCGCCGTATTGACACCAATTTGACGTTTACGGTCACGCTGGGGGGCGGCTGACCGATGTGGTCAGCCGTCTGATCGAGATCGTCAATCAAGGGATACCAAGCCTGCGTGCTCCGACCGTCACGCGGGCAACGCCTGGTACCAGCCGTTCGCCTGAACCAGGGTGAGCGGCTGGTCGAATAACTGTCCGAGCCTTTCCTCCGTCAGCAGCTCCGCTTTCGGCCCATCCGCGAAAATGGTCCCGCCCTTGAGTAGAACCACCCGCTCAATCTCCGGGGGTATCTCGTGCAAGTGGTGCGTCACGAGGAGCACCGTCTTTCCTTTGTGGATTTGAGTCCGCAGCAGATTGAGATATTGAAAACAGGCTTTGAGATCAAGGCCGCTCGTCGGTTCATCCAGCACAAGAACAGACGGATCGTGGACTAACGCACGCCCCAGGAGAAACCGCCGCTGCTCACCGGTCGAGAGATGGCCGAACGTCCGGCCGGCCAGCTGGTCGATCCGCAACTCTCGCATCACCTCATGGGCACGCGCGATCTGTGCCTCGCTGAACGTCTGATGCGCATAGGTGTCGTTGCTGGCGTAGAAGCCGGAAAGGACCACATTCAGTCCTTCGGCGCAAATCAGATAGTCGCGCTGGAGATCATGCGAGACCAGCCCCAGATGCTTTCGCACATCCCACACACTCCACCGTTCCTGCCCGAAAAGGAGGAGGCGCGTCTCATCCAGTGCCATCGGATGCACGTCACCCGACAAAAGTCTGAGCAATGTGGACTTGCCCGCTCCGTTCGGGCCGACGATCGCCGCATGCTCACCCGCCTGGAGAGCGAAGGAAAAATCGGTGAAGACACGGGTCTCCCCCCGATAGACGGTTGCATGCTGGATATCAAGCACGGGCGGGAGGGGGTGAGAAGGCTTTGCCGGCATGGCACGAGTCGCTAAGCTAGCGGTTATCCGTCTTGTGACTGGTCTTCGAAGCGGCCTGGCCGTTGCGAGGAGAAACCGACTTTGCCACTGCGCCGGCGATCCGTGGCGTATTGGTGGTGACATCGGCGTTCTGCGCGCGATGGAGGAGCGCATGGTCCATCAGCACAAGGGCCATCATGGCTTCCGCAATGGGTGTGGCGCGAATACCCACACAGGGGTCGTGACGACCGTTGGTCTCGACCACCGCCGGCTTCCCCTGCTTATCGATCGATCTGCGCGGCACGCGAATGCTGGACGTCGGCTTGATGCCGATCGTGACGACGATATCCTGCCCCGTGGAAATACCACCCAGAATGCCCCCGGCATGGTTGGTGACAAACCCTTCCGGAGTCAGTTCGTCGCCATGCTCAGACCCCCGTTGTTCGACGGAAGCAAACCCTGCGCCGATCTCTACGGCTTTTACCGCATTGATGCTCATCATGGCCCCGGCGAGATCCGCATCCAGCTTGGCATACACGGGGGCGCCCCACCCGACCGGCACATGCTCCGCGACCGTGGTAATCTTCGCGCCGACGGAATCACCGGCCTTCCTGAGCTCATCCATGTAGGACTCCAGCTTCCCGACCACTTCGGTATCGGCGGAAAAAAACGGATTGGTCGCGACCGCCGTCCAGTCTGTGAAGGGGACCTCAATGGGGCCAAGTTGACTGAGATAGCCGCGGATCACGACGCCATGTTTCTCGGAGAGCCACTTCCTGGCAATGGCCGCCGCCGCCACCCGCACAGCGGTTTCACGGGCGGAGGAACGCCCCCCGCCGCGATGATCGCGGATGCCGTACTTCTGCCAGTACGTATAGTCGGCATGCCCAGGACGAAACGTGTCGATCAGATTGCCGTAGTCACGACTGCGCTGGTCTTCGTTGCGAATGAGCAAGGCGATTGGTGTGCCCGTCGTTCTGCCTTCGAACAGACCGGAGAGAATTTCCACCCGATCGGATTCCTGCCGCTGTGTAACGTGGCGCGAGGTGCCGGGTTTACGGCGGTCCAGATCCTGCTGAATATCTTCGGCGGAGAGTGCCAGCCCTGGCGGACAGCCATCGACGACGCAGCCGATAGCAGGCCCGTGGCTCTCGCCGAACGAGGTGACGGTGAAGACTCGGCCCAACGTGTTGCCGGCCATGGGATGGAAGGCGCCTCCTACTCGACGAGATCCAACTTGATTCGCAGCTCTTTCAGCTGGTCGGCCCCGACTCCGGATGGAGCTTCGGTGAGCGGACATTGCGCCCGCTGTGTCTTGGGGAACGCAATCACATCGCGAATCGAATCAGCCCCACCCAGCAGCATGATCAACCGATCGAGGCCGAACGCGATTCCACCATGCGGCGGGGCGCCATACTCAAGCGCCTCCAGCAAGAAGCCGAACTTAGCCTGCGCCTGCTCCTTGCCGATCCCCAGCAGGTCCAGGATGCGAAATTGAATGTCGCTGCGATGGTTGCGGATGCTGCCGCCGCCGATCTCACTCCCGTTCAGCACCATATCGTAGGCCTTCGCCCGTGCCTTGAGCGGCTCCGTGTCGAGAAACGACAGATCTTCATCCATCGGGGCCGCAAAGGGATTGTGCATGAACACATACCGTTTGTCTTCCGGCGAATAGTCCAAGAGCGGGAACTCGGTGACCCACAGCGGTTTCCACGCAGTTTTGTCGATGAGATGGAGCTCCTCACCGAGCAAAAGACGAATCCGGCCCAGCACGTCATGGACGATCGCCGGCTTATCCGCACCAAAAAGCACGAGATCTCCAGGCTTCGCTTCCGGTAGCGCTGCCGCAAAGGCCTTGGCATCAAGGAATTTCGCAATCACCGATTCCAGCTGGCCGTCCGCAGTGATTTTCAACCAGGCCAGCCCCTTCGCGCCGAATGTTTTTGCGGTCTCGCCCAATGCATCGATACGGCTCCTTGCCATCGAGGCCCCGCCGGACACAATCAACGCCTTGACGAGCCCTCCTTTGGTCGCTGCGTCCTTGAACACCTTGAAGTCGCTGTTCGCGGCAAAGGCCGTGACATCGTGCAACGGCATGTCGAACCGCAAATCCGGCTTGTCTGACCCATATCGGCCCATCGCTTCCGCATAGGTCATCCGTGGAAACGGGACGGGCAATTGCACCCCGCCAGCGTCTTTAAACACGGACACGATCATCCGCTCCATCAGCGACATGACCTGTTCGCGATCGACAAAGGACATTTCAAGATCGATTTGGGTAAATTCCGGCTGACGATCGTTCCGCAGGTCTTCGTCACGGAAACACCGGGCGATTTGGTAATACCGATCCACCCCGCTGATCATCAACACCTGCTTGAACAACTGCGGCGACTGCGGCAGCGCAAAGAACATTCCGGGATTCACCCGACTGGGCACCAGATAGTCCCGAGCGCCTTCCGGAGTGCTCTTCGTCAGCACCGGTGTTTCCACTTCGAGAAACTGCTCGGCATTTAAAAATGCACGCACAGCCTGCATAATCCCATGTCGCAAGGCTAAGAGCCGCTGCATCCGTGGCCGTCTGAGGTCTAGATAACGATACTTCAACCGCAGCGATTCGGTAATTTCGATGTCGTCTTCGATCATGAACGGCGGAGTCTTCGCCTCGTTGAGGATTTCTACCGCATCGACGAATATTTCGATGTCTCCCGTGGGCAAATTGGGATTGCGCGATTCCTCCGGCCGAGCCATGACTTGGCCGGTGACCGAGATCACACATTCACTCCGCAACGTATGCGCAGCCTGATGCACGGCTGCGTTTCGCTCAGCGTTAAACACAACCTGGGTCACGCCGGTACGATCCCGCACATCGATGAACAGCACCATACCGTGATCACGGCGACGCTGCACCCAACCATTTAACACCACCTGCTGACCAACCTCCGCCTTGGTCAGCTCACCGCATCGATGGGTCCTGATCTTCATGCTCTTCTCCGCGTCGAGTTCCGCGATGGTTTCGCAGGGCCCCGCTGTCCCGGACGCGACCCCGAAGGCCCGCCACGCCGGTTCTGTTGAAATTTCTGACCTGCACCCGAACGGTCTGGCGCCGCACGGCGCCCCGCGTCTTGGGAATTTGCGCCAGAGGACAATGGCCGCCGTCCCCGCTCTCCCTGAGGGCGTTGAGGCGGCCCTGCCATTCCGGAGGCACGCGTTTCAGAGTCTCCACCTTCCCGCTTGAGCCCTCGCTTCCCCCCGGTTGCAGTCGTATTGCGCCGGAACTTTGCGCCGTGACTCATGGGTCGTTTCGTCCCCCCGAATCCTGGTCGTGGCGATGTCCGGCCATCCCGATCCTGTTTCGGCCTGGCACCAGCTTCCGACCGCGGCGATCGTGGCCCACGACCGGTTCGCTCAGGCTTGGACGGTCGCGGCGGAGCCGGCTCGGTGGGCGGTGTCCAGCGAACGGGCTTTCCTGTGGCGTCCAGTTCCGGACGTTCTGACCGGGCGATTCGATCCCCCACAAGTTCTCGCAATCGGTTCGCCTCACGATCTGTTAAAAACCGATACTCGCCCGCGGCCAAATCACCCAACAGCAACGGCCCCATCCGCACACGCGTCAGCTTAATCACCACATGGCCGACCGCTTCGAGCATCCGCTTCACTTGATGCTTTCGCCCCTCATGGATCGTGACTTCCAACCAGGAATTGCTCTCCGCCCGGCTGATCTTCTGCACCTTCGCCGGCGCCGTGAATCCCTCTTCCAACTTCACGCCACGCTCCAGTGTCCCGATCTCGGCATCGTTCAGCACGCCCTTGACCTTGATCAGATAGGTCTTCGGAACATGATAGCGCGGATGGAGCAGGGCCTGGGCCAAATCTCCGTGGTTCGTCAGCAGCATCAGACCTTCACTGTCAAAGTCCAGCCGGCCGACCGGAAACACGCGCACGGACACGCCGCGCAAAAAATCCTTCACGGTCGGACGTCCCTCGGGATCGTCGAGCGTGGACATGACATTCTTCGGCTTATTCAAAATCACATACACATAAGGCTGGGCGGCGCGCAGATGCTTGCCGTCGACTTTGACATGGTCGCGGTCGGGGTCAACCTTGGTGCCAAGTTCTTTGACCACATTACCGTTAATCGTAACGCGGCCGGACGTGATCAATTCCTCGGCCTTACGCCGGGAGGCCAGACCGGTTCCGGCAATTAATTTCTGCAGTCTGACTTCCATCTCACATCTCCGTGAAGCGTCTTTCGTATCTCGTCGTTCGCGGACTTGAAGCTGTCCTCACTTCACACGCGACGTTTCACGCACTCTTACTCCCACTCGATCGTGGAGGGCGGCTTCGAGCTGATGTCGTACACAACCCGGTTGACGCCTTTCACCTCGTTGATGATCCGACTCGACATTTTCCCCAATACCTCGTTCGGAATTTTGGCCCAGTCGGCCGTCATCCCGTCGAGACTGGTCACCGCACGAATCGCAATCACATGCTCATATGTGCGCTGATCGCCCATCACGCCGACGGTTCGGATCGGCAACAACACGGCAAAGGCCTGCCAAATCTCGCGATAGAGTCCCGCAGCCCGAATTTCCTGGTCGACGATGGTTTCCGCTCCCCGCAAAATCGCCAAGCGCTCTTTCGTGACGGCCCCCAGCACTCGAATCGCCAATCCGGGACCGGGAAACGGCTGCCGCCAGATGATCTCGTCCGGCAATCCCAG
This Nitrospira sp. DNA region includes the following protein-coding sequences:
- a CDS encoding molybdopterin-dependent oxidoreductase encodes the protein MENWLTLKRRSLLKLTGIAAAAGLTGGCDGVGSFFGRMFAMPPRDTNYFTENKKFYVVNYSDSPFNVSRDLRQDEWRLTVKGEVKHPLSLGWRELLNRENFEQISTLMCIDTLPGGDSLGNARWRGISLKKLLREAEVDEETTRDIVFRGADAYDDSIPLARAMQDDVMLAFLMNGEKLPKEHGFPLRLLVPGLYGIKNVKWIVEIEAYAGDYKGYWQRKGWTDDATIKTFSRIDSPGHYQTLRGPEQRFRGIAFGGPYSISRVEISLDAAKTWDSCEIETPMSPYSWVIWNYTWRPQKRGKYQVAVRAVDSKGQPQIAELIRPQPAGSSGLHTIIADVENL
- a CDS encoding pseudouridine synthase, producing the protein MSQSRAGRTLALYKPYGVLPCFTDPDGRPTLSAYLDVPDVYPAGRLDRDSEGLLLLTSDGRLAHHVTDPMHHLPKIYLVQVERVPDAAALAKLESGVVIAGRRTRPAHARILPTPPCLPERPIPIRFRKQVPTAWVELTLREGMNRQVRRMTAAVGHPTLRLVRLAIGPITLGDLQPGQWRDLTVQEIAEVACS
- a CDS encoding zinc metallopeptidase encodes the protein MRWEGQRESQNIEDRRGMGAARSGAGLGLGGLVLILAVSFLTGTNPLTLLNMLNGVQEITAPPEPNRPVPTGAPRDELGKFAAVVLADTEDTWRTLLPRMGRAYEEPHLVLFTGAVRSACGTASSAVGPFYCPGDHKVYLDLSFFQELAQRLGAPGDFAQAYVIAHEIGHHIQNLLGIADRITRLQQRSSTEERNALSVRMELQADCLAGVWGYHARQNRNLIEPGDFEAGLRAAAAIGDDRLQKMGQGYVQPESWTHGSSEQRVSWLRRGLQSGDPGACDTFTNRRS
- a CDS encoding Slp family lipoprotein, which codes for MMSMIRYVAIGFLVAVVGCTSTQVIPESLEPQIDKTVSFEQIVASPDSYRGKVILLGGEVLKAKAMKEGTQLEVLQLPLDSDQEPDLDRMQSKGRFLALQKEFLDPATMADGTRITIVGEVTGASVEKMDEADYRFPTLDVKHLHRWDRGREDHPQASGPWWGVFGGVGVGGGGGRSGGGISIGF
- a CDS encoding trypsin-like peptidase domain-containing protein; protein product: MSRMPSCYSHSLVRGAVLTLSSLAFMTGLHPGEAAAIEPAKLERAKLATIGVLEDTQDQRTPDKPGKILVRGTGFHLRDGYIVTARHAAEKQDATTGTVMQKQIRILTTDLHELSAELVGDSAFMDVVVYRVTEAHRPRLQASVSFAPGDVQPGQEVFTVGYPMGWGPTMSFGHLGNTNTFLQTVDTRLIQADVAACSGNSGGGLFNEKGEVVGIMHAIIQTERDDSTAHCSRMAFAIPALLAERIVTAALDGKPLTFSKMGIHMVAVKDGTRWRMAVKDVMEPAKSAGIQKHDIIIAVDETDIQDAAHLKNYLIERTSPGQQVSVKVRRIDTNLTFTVTLGGG
- a CDS encoding ATP-binding cassette domain-containing protein, whose translation is MPAKPSHPLPPVLDIQHATVYRGETRVFTDFSFALQAGEHAAIVGPNGAGKSTLLRLLSGDVHPMALDETRLLLFGQERWSVWDVRKHLGLVSHDLQRDYLICAEGLNVVLSGFYASNDTYAHQTFSEAQIARAHEVMRELRIDQLAGRTFGHLSTGEQRRFLLGRALVHDPSVLVLDEPTSGLDLKACFQYLNLLRTQIHKGKTVLLVTHHLHEIPPEIERVVLLKGGTIFADGPKAELLTEERLGQLFDQPLTLVQANGWYQALPA
- the aspS gene encoding aspartate--tRNA ligase; the encoded protein is MKIRTHRCGELTKAEVGQQVVLNGWVQRRRDHGMVLFIDVRDRTGVTQVVFNAERNAAVHQAAHTLRSECVISVTGQVMARPEESRNPNLPTGDIEIFVDAVEILNEAKTPPFMIEDDIEITESLRLKYRYLDLRRPRMQRLLALRHGIMQAVRAFLNAEQFLEVETPVLTKSTPEGARDYLVPSRVNPGMFFALPQSPQLFKQVLMISGVDRYYQIARCFRDEDLRNDRQPEFTQIDLEMSFVDREQVMSLMERMIVSVFKDAGGVQLPVPFPRMTYAEAMGRYGSDKPDLRFDMPLHDVTAFAANSDFKVFKDAATKGGLVKALIVSGGASMARSRIDALGETAKTFGAKGLAWLKITADGQLESVIAKFLDAKAFAAALPEAKPGDLVLFGADKPAIVHDVLGRIRLLLGEELHLIDKTAWKPLWVTEFPLLDYSPEDKRYVFMHNPFAAPMDEDLSFLDTEPLKARAKAYDMVLNGSEIGGGSIRNHRSDIQFRILDLLGIGKEQAQAKFGFLLEALEYGAPPHGGIAFGLDRLIMLLGGADSIRDVIAFPKTQRAQCPLTEAPSGVGADQLKELRIKLDLVE
- a CDS encoding pseudouridine synthase codes for the protein MEVRLQKLIAGTGLASRRKAEELITSGRVTINGNVVKELGTKVDPDRDHVKVDGKHLRAAQPYVYVILNKPKNVMSTLDDPEGRPTVKDFLRGVSVRVFPVGRLDFDSEGLMLLTNHGDLAQALLHPRYHVPKTYLIKVKGVLNDAEIGTLERGVKLEEGFTAPAKVQKISRAESNSWLEVTIHEGRKHQVKRMLEAVGHVVIKLTRVRMGPLLLGDLAAGEYRFLTDREANRLRELVGDRIARSERPELDATGKPVRWTPPTEPAPPRPSKPERTGRGPRSPRSEAGARPKQDRDGRTSPRPGFGGTKRPMSHGAKFRRNTTATGGKRGLKREGGDSETRASGMAGPPQRPQGERGRRPLSSGANSQDAGRRAAPDRSGAGQKFQQNRRGGPSGSRPGQRGPAKPSRNSTRRRA